The Lutibacter profundi genome includes a region encoding these proteins:
- the dusB gene encoding tRNA dihydrouridine synthase DusB: protein MVKIGDIKLNDFPLLLAPMEDVSDPPFRALCKEQGADVVYTEFISSEGLIRDAAKSKKKLDIYEKERPVGIQIFGANLESMLRTVEIVEQSKPDIIDINFGCPVKKVVSKGAGAGILKDIDLMVALTEAMVKHTNLPITVKTRLGWDESSIQIVEVAERLQDVGCKAISIHGRTRAQMYKGNANWAPIAEVKNNSRMHIPVFGNGDVNTPEKAVEMRDKYGLDGAMIGRASIGNPWFFKQVKHFFETGEHLPEISIAERVEMARRHLQMEIAWKGVEIVGVMETRRHYTNYFKGIPHFKEYRLKMVTSDSAEEVYRVFEEVLQKFA from the coding sequence TTGGTAAAAATTGGAGATATAAAATTAAATGACTTTCCGCTGTTGTTAGCACCAATGGAAGATGTGAGCGATCCGCCGTTTAGAGCATTGTGTAAAGAGCAAGGGGCAGATGTTGTTTATACTGAATTTATTTCTTCGGAAGGGTTAATTCGTGATGCTGCAAAAAGCAAAAAAAAACTGGATATATATGAAAAAGAACGCCCGGTTGGAATTCAGATTTTTGGAGCAAATCTTGAATCTATGTTGCGAACTGTAGAAATTGTTGAACAGTCTAAACCAGATATTATTGATATAAATTTTGGTTGTCCTGTAAAAAAAGTTGTTAGTAAAGGGGCTGGAGCTGGAATTTTGAAAGATATTGACTTAATGGTAGCACTTACTGAAGCTATGGTAAAACACACCAATTTACCCATAACAGTGAAAACTAGATTGGGTTGGGATGAAAGCTCAATACAAATTGTTGAAGTGGCTGAACGTTTACAAGATGTTGGATGTAAAGCGATTTCAATTCATGGTCGTACTCGCGCACAAATGTATAAAGGCAACGCAAATTGGGCACCTATTGCTGAAGTGAAAAATAATTCAAGAATGCATATTCCTGTTTTTGGAAATGGCGATGTAAATACACCTGAAAAAGCAGTTGAAATGCGTGATAAATATGGTTTAGATGGAGCTATGATTGGACGTGCAAGTATAGGAAATCCTTGGTTTTTTAAACAAGTAAAACACTTCTTTGAAACAGGTGAACACCTGCCTGAAATATCTATTGCAGAACGTGTTGAAATGGCTCGAAGACATTTGCAAATGGAAATAGCTTGGAAAGGAGTTGAAATTGTTGGCGTTATGGAAACGAGAAGGCATTACACTAATTATTTTAAAGGAATTCCACACTTTAAAGAATATCGTTTAAAAATGGTAACTTCAGATTCAGCAGAAGAAGTGTACCGTGTTTTTGAAGAAGTTTTACAGAAATTTGCTTAA
- a CDS encoding ABC transporter permease codes for MNFPLYIAKRYLFSKSGNNTINIITFIAAIGVIIGTLALFIVLSGFSGLRSFSSGFLKTSDPDIKITSIKGKSYNFNTNIQKILKSQKGIVSFSKVIEERAFFEYNKKTHIAYIKGVDTNYVHVNNIDTTVYLGTWLDTKIPLGVVVGNGISNTLSVGVFDFIEPLKIYVPKPGKGYITNPKNAFKKINTQPIGIFALTDELDKKFTFTSLELAQELLSYSPQQISAIEIKVKNLNNRAQIITELKAKLGSNFKIQTREQLNAVFYKMLNTENLASYLIFTLILIIALFNVIGAIIMMILDKKDNLKTLYSIGATIKEIKHIFVLQGFMLSLFGLFIGLSTGIILVLLQQKYQLFMITQHLAYPVELTLSNVITVIVTILILGFLASKIASSRISKKLVE; via the coding sequence TTGAATTTTCCCTTATACATAGCTAAGCGATATTTATTTTCAAAAAGCGGCAATAACACTATAAATATAATTACCTTCATAGCTGCTATTGGCGTTATTATTGGAACGTTAGCTCTATTTATTGTACTCTCCGGATTTTCAGGCTTAAGGTCTTTTAGTTCAGGATTCTTAAAAACCTCAGATCCTGATATAAAAATTACTTCCATTAAAGGAAAATCATATAATTTCAACACCAACATTCAAAAAATATTAAAATCCCAAAAAGGAATAGTTTCTTTTTCAAAAGTTATTGAAGAACGTGCCTTTTTTGAGTACAATAAAAAAACACATATAGCGTATATAAAAGGTGTTGATACAAATTATGTACATGTAAACAATATAGATACCACTGTATATCTTGGCACTTGGCTAGATACCAAAATACCTTTAGGCGTTGTAGTTGGAAACGGGATTTCAAATACACTTTCAGTTGGTGTTTTTGATTTTATTGAACCTTTAAAAATTTATGTCCCTAAACCCGGCAAAGGCTATATTACAAACCCTAAAAATGCATTCAAAAAAATAAACACCCAACCTATTGGTATTTTTGCATTAACAGATGAGCTTGATAAAAAATTTACATTTACTTCTTTAGAACTAGCACAAGAATTATTGAGTTATTCACCACAACAAATTTCAGCTATTGAGATAAAAGTAAAAAATTTAAATAACCGTGCTCAAATTATAACTGAACTTAAAGCCAAACTTGGCAGTAATTTCAAAATTCAAACCCGAGAGCAATTAAATGCTGTTTTTTATAAAATGCTGAATACAGAAAATTTAGCATCCTATTTAATTTTTACATTAATTTTAATTATTGCTTTATTCAATGTTATTGGCGCAATAATTATGATGATTTTAGATAAAAAAGACAATCTCAAAACATTGTACAGTATTGGAGCCACTATAAAAGAAATCAAACACATATTTGTTTTACAAGGTTTTATGCTCTCTTTATTCGGGTTATTTATAGGGCTATCTACTGGAATTATTTTAGTGTTACTTCAACAAAAGTATCAGTTGTTTATGATAACGCAACATTTAGCTTACCCTGTTGAATTAACACTCTCAAATGTAATTACTGTAATTGTAACCATACTCATATTAGGATTTTTAGCATCCAAAATTGCAAGTAGTAGAATTTCTAAAAAATTAGTTGAGTAG
- the rbfA gene encoding 30S ribosome-binding factor RbfA produces the protein METNRQKKIASVLQKDLADVLQHAAQDGMRGVIISVTKVHVTSDLSQAKVYISIFPQLKREIILKGVQENTSSIRYEMAKRTRNQLRRMPELSFYIDDSLDYIEDIDNALKGKKGNPIKNPELLDKRQKR, from the coding sequence ATGGAAACAAACAGACAAAAAAAAATAGCAAGTGTTTTACAAAAAGACTTAGCTGATGTTTTGCAGCATGCAGCTCAAGATGGTATGAGAGGGGTTATTATTTCTGTTACCAAAGTTCATGTCACCTCAGATTTGTCACAAGCAAAAGTATATATCAGCATTTTCCCTCAATTAAAAAGAGAAATTATTTTAAAAGGTGTTCAGGAAAACACTTCAAGTATTAGATATGAAATGGCTAAACGTACTAGAAATCAATTAAGACGTATGCCCGAGCTTTCTTTTTATATTGATGACAGCTTAGATTATATTGAAGATATTGACAATGCTTTAAAAGGTAAAAAAGGAAATCCTATTAAAAACCCTGAACTTTTAGATAAACGTCAAAAACGTTAA
- the mce gene encoding methylmalonyl-CoA epimerase — protein MKKIEHIGIAVKDLEKSNTLFASLLGKSHYKIEEVKSEGVKTSFFEIGSNKIELLEGTSENSPISKFIAKKGEGVHHIAFAVDDILSEVKRLKKEGFVVLNETPKKGADNKLVVFLHPKSTNGVLIELCQEVG, from the coding sequence ATGAAAAAAATAGAACATATAGGTATTGCAGTTAAAGATTTAGAAAAATCAAATACACTTTTTGCAAGCCTTTTAGGAAAGTCTCATTATAAAATTGAAGAAGTTAAAAGTGAAGGTGTAAAAACTTCTTTTTTTGAAATTGGCTCAAACAAAATTGAATTGTTAGAGGGAACTTCAGAAAATAGCCCTATTTCAAAATTTATAGCCAAAAAAGGTGAAGGCGTTCATCATATTGCATTTGCAGTTGATGATATTTTAAGTGAAGTAAAACGATTAAAAAAAGAAGGATTTGTGGTGCTAAATGAAACTCCTAAAAAAGGAGCTGACAATAAATTAGTAGTATTTTTGCATCCAAAATCTACTAATGGTGTATTGATAGAGCTGTGCCAGGAAGTAGGTTAA
- a CDS encoding cell division protein FtsX, producing the protein MDKSFEKYQKRRLQSSYLSVIISISLVLFLIGVLGLFVIKAKSITEHFKEKVTMTIFLNDNAAKNDVEILKAELKKAAYTKSVIYISKKEAAQKYSEEIGEDFIKFLGDNPLKNAIDLSLKSAFVTPEKMAEIEKKLLNRSIIAEVSYDKPLIELLTKNITRLSFWMLIFSGVFTLIAVVLINSSIRLSVYSKRFTIKTMQMVGATKGFIRTPFIWKSVQLGILGAVVSILGIVAFILYINKTIPELEMLSDYEMLGILFIAIIVLGVLITGVSTFFATQRFLNLRTDELYY; encoded by the coding sequence TTGGATAAATCTTTTGAAAAATATCAAAAAAGAAGATTGCAATCATCATATTTATCAGTGATTATTAGTATTTCTTTAGTCCTTTTTTTAATAGGTGTATTAGGGTTGTTTGTTATAAAAGCAAAAAGTATAACTGAACATTTTAAAGAGAAGGTGACAATGACTATTTTTTTAAATGACAATGCAGCTAAAAACGATGTAGAAATTTTAAAAGCAGAGTTGAAAAAAGCGGCATACACAAAATCGGTTATTTATATTTCTAAGAAAGAAGCAGCACAAAAATACAGTGAAGAAATAGGTGAAGATTTTATAAAATTTTTAGGAGATAACCCCTTAAAAAATGCGATTGACTTATCATTAAAATCAGCATTTGTAACTCCTGAAAAAATGGCTGAAATAGAAAAAAAATTGTTAAATAGAAGTATAATTGCTGAGGTTTCATATGATAAGCCTTTAATTGAATTATTGACAAAAAATATTACTCGGTTAAGCTTTTGGATGTTAATTTTTAGTGGAGTTTTTACTTTAATAGCAGTAGTTTTAATAAATAGTTCAATACGACTTTCAGTATATTCAAAAAGGTTTACAATAAAAACAATGCAAATGGTTGGTGCAACAAAAGGATTTATTAGAACCCCTTTTATTTGGAAAAGTGTTCAGTTAGGGATTTTGGGAGCTGTGGTTTCTATTTTGGGGATAGTTGCTTTTATTTTGTATATAAATAAAACAATACCAGAATTAGAAATGCTGTCTGATTATGAAATGTTGGGAATCTTATTTATTGCTATAATTGTATTGGGGGTATTAATAACAGGGGTTAGCACGTTTTTTGCTACTCAACGCTTTTTAAATTTAAGAACAGACGAACTTTACTATTAA
- a CDS encoding DUF3098 domain-containing protein, which yields MKKQKARKKQENKNDFLFGKRNYTFMLIGVAFIALGFILMAGGGSDDPKIFNPEIYNFRRIRLAPTLVLIGLAIEIYAILVKAKK from the coding sequence ATGAAAAAACAAAAAGCAAGAAAAAAACAGGAAAATAAAAACGATTTTTTATTTGGAAAAAGAAATTACACTTTTATGCTAATTGGAGTGGCTTTTATAGCTCTTGGATTTATTTTAATGGCAGGTGGGGGAAGTGATGATCCAAAAATATTTAACCCTGAGATATACAACTTTAGAAGAATTCGTTTAGCACCAACATTAGTTCTTATTGGACTAGCAATAGAGATTTACGCAATCTTAGTTAAAGCTAAAAAATAA
- a CDS encoding undecaprenyl-diphosphate phosphatase encodes MSFIEAIILAIIEGITEYLPVSSTGHLIIASSFFHIAGDDFTKLFTIIIQLGAILAVVFLYWKRFFQSIDFYLKLLFAFIPAVILGLLFNNVIDELLESPIIVAISLILGGIILLKVDNWFKSNENNNQLEEHTKITYVTALKIGFFQCLAMIPGTSRSGATIVGGMTQKLNRKTATEFSFFLAVPTMLGATAKKLFDYYQQGFTLTPQQINYLLIGNVIAFIVAIFAIKSFIDYLSKHGFKLFGYYRLVVGVAILIIHFYIYPLTTI; translated from the coding sequence ATGAGTTTTATTGAAGCTATTATTTTAGCCATTATTGAAGGAATAACAGAATACTTGCCAGTTTCATCAACAGGACATTTAATTATAGCCTCTTCTTTCTTTCATATTGCAGGAGATGATTTTACCAAACTATTTACAATTATTATCCAATTAGGAGCAATTTTGGCAGTTGTATTTTTATATTGGAAACGTTTTTTTCAAAGTATTGATTTTTATTTAAAGCTACTTTTTGCATTTATTCCTGCTGTTATTTTAGGGTTGTTATTTAACAATGTAATTGATGAATTATTAGAAAGTCCAATAATTGTTGCTATATCACTTATATTAGGTGGAATTATTTTGCTAAAAGTTGATAACTGGTTTAAATCTAATGAGAATAATAATCAATTAGAAGAACACACTAAAATTACCTATGTAACAGCATTAAAAATAGGATTTTTTCAATGCCTTGCTATGATTCCTGGAACCTCAAGAAGTGGAGCAACTATTGTTGGAGGAATGACCCAAAAATTAAATAGAAAAACAGCCACAGAGTTTTCTTTTTTTTTGGCGGTACCAACAATGCTTGGAGCAACTGCAAAAAAATTATTTGATTATTACCAACAAGGGTTTACCCTAACACCTCAACAAATTAACTACTTGTTAATTGGAAATGTGATAGCATTTATTGTAGCTATATTTGCTATAAAATCTTTTATAGATTATTTAAGTAAACACGGATTTAAATTATTTGGATATTACCGTTTAGTTGTTGGTGTAGCTATTTTAATTATTCATTTTTATATATATCCCTTAACAACGATATAA
- the truB gene encoding tRNA pseudouridine(55) synthase TruB: MRTVEDFKNGQVLLIDKPLKWTSFQVVNKLRWHIRKQFNLKKIKVGHAGTLDPLATGLLIICTGKFTKKISEYQGQEKEYTGEITLGATTPSYDLETEINATFSTKHITEELINNTAKKFIGNLEQKPPIFSALKKDGKRLYELAREGKTVEIKLRKITISAFEITKIDLPIINFRVVCSKGTYIRSLAYDFGKALNSGAHLSALRRTKIGNFNVENSQGIEEFIASL, from the coding sequence ATGAGAACGGTTGAAGATTTTAAAAACGGACAAGTTTTATTGATTGACAAACCATTGAAATGGACCTCTTTTCAGGTGGTAAATAAATTGCGTTGGCATATAAGAAAGCAATTTAATCTTAAAAAAATTAAAGTTGGCCACGCAGGAACTTTAGATCCTTTAGCAACAGGTTTATTAATAATTTGCACTGGGAAATTCACAAAAAAAATAAGTGAATATCAAGGGCAAGAGAAAGAATATACTGGGGAAATAACACTTGGAGCAACTACACCAAGTTATGACTTGGAAACTGAAATAAATGCTACTTTTTCTACAAAACATATTACTGAAGAGTTAATTAATAATACAGCAAAAAAGTTTATAGGTAATTTAGAACAAAAACCACCTATTTTCTCAGCATTAAAAAAAGACGGAAAACGATTGTATGAATTGGCGAGAGAAGGTAAAACTGTTGAAATTAAATTGAGAAAAATTACAATAAGTGCATTTGAGATTACAAAAATAGATTTACCTATAATTAATTTTAGAGTTGTTTGTAGTAAAGGAACATATATTAGATCTTTAGCTTATGATTTTGGAAAAGCATTAAATTCAGGAGCACATTTATCTGCATTAAGAAGAACCAAAATAGGAAATTTTAACGTTGAAAACAGCCAAGGAATTGAGGAGTTTATTGCCAGTTTATAA
- a CDS encoding ABC transporter ATPase: protein MIIDFKKIPKQGKVWVFPSSRKFYSQEIAVLKERIEDFLTDWDDQENSINSSYLLKYDRFIIIAVDDITHSLSLQAHDLLIAFIQELEKIFEIVLMDKINVCYKQGEFVQYKDIKDFKKMIKTKGVSQKTIVFNNIISTKSELNQNWEINIMDSWLGHFLK from the coding sequence ATGATTATAGATTTTAAAAAAATCCCTAAACAAGGTAAAGTTTGGGTATTCCCTTCTAGTAGAAAATTTTATTCACAAGAAATAGCCGTGCTTAAAGAACGTATTGAAGATTTTTTAACTGATTGGGACGATCAGGAAAATTCTATAAATAGCTCTTATCTATTAAAATACGATCGTTTTATAATTATTGCTGTTGATGATATCACACATAGTTTAAGTTTACAAGCTCATGATTTATTAATTGCTTTTATTCAAGAACTCGAAAAAATATTTGAGATTGTTTTAATGGACAAAATAAATGTGTGTTACAAGCAAGGTGAATTTGTACAATACAAAGACATAAAAGATTTTAAAAAGATGATTAAAACAAAAGGGGTGTCACAAAAAACAATTGTTTTTAACAATATAATCTCTACTAAAAGCGAATTAAACCAAAATTGGGAAATTAATATTATGGATAGTTGGCTAGGGCATTTTTTAAAATAA
- a CDS encoding thioredoxin family protein, with protein sequence MIDKLINDSLKKGISYASYRSLIKDLLTQKKSTGKTQTEAILNFSILNDRRMDRLDKTLKVSSETLKSMSLLENKFTFLVIAEGWCGDAAQILPILNKIAETSPLIDLKIVLRDENPELMNQFLTNGNESIPKIIIIDSENSVINSWGPRPMIAAKMVIDYKEKNGRIDADLKKNLQLWYNKDKGINTQEEIIKLLKAS encoded by the coding sequence ATGATAGACAAATTAATTAATGATAGTCTTAAAAAAGGAATCTCATATGCTTCATATAGATCTCTTATAAAAGATTTATTAACTCAAAAAAAATCTACCGGTAAAACTCAAACAGAAGCCATTTTAAATTTCAGCATACTCAACGATAGAAGAATGGATAGGTTAGATAAAACCTTAAAAGTATCAAGTGAAACTTTAAAATCAATGAGCTTATTAGAAAATAAATTTACATTTTTGGTAATTGCTGAAGGTTGGTGTGGAGATGCTGCACAAATTTTACCTATTTTAAATAAAATAGCTGAAACCTCTCCTCTAATCGATTTAAAAATTGTTTTAAGAGATGAAAATCCCGAGTTAATGAATCAGTTTTTAACAAATGGGAACGAATCAATTCCTAAAATTATCATTATTGATAGCGAAAACAGTGTTATAAATTCCTGGGGGCCAAGACCTATGATTGCAGCAAAAATGGTGATAGATTACAAAGAAAAAAACGGACGTATAGATGCTGATTTAAAAAAGAATTTACAACTTTGGTATAATAAAGACAAAGGAATTAACACACAAGAAGAAATTATAAAACTACTTAAAGCATCATAA
- a CDS encoding fasciclin domain-containing protein, whose product MKKINLTYTLLTVLALFIVSCNGSDKKPENKATKTEVAPQGKGQSAVKDDVSDANVLQVAESLDDFKTLVVAIKAAGVEDALVNAGPLTVFAPVNSAFDKLPEGTVETLLKPENKEKLAFILVNHVAPSNYPIKQLTKEAKKGRKLYMASGKYLVVENKDDGIYVGGTKILKSVKVSNGWIHVIGDVLVPAE is encoded by the coding sequence ATGAAAAAAATCAATTTAACTTACACTTTATTAACCGTATTAGCACTTTTTATAGTGTCATGTAATGGAAGTGATAAAAAACCAGAAAACAAAGCGACAAAAACTGAAGTAGCTCCACAAGGCAAAGGGCAATCAGCAGTTAAAGATGATGTTTCAGATGCAAATGTACTGCAAGTCGCTGAATCATTAGACGATTTTAAAACACTTGTAGTTGCGATAAAGGCTGCAGGAGTTGAAGATGCTCTAGTTAATGCAGGTCCTTTAACAGTTTTTGCACCAGTAAATAGTGCATTTGATAAACTTCCTGAAGGAACGGTAGAAACTTTATTAAAACCAGAAAATAAAGAAAAACTTGCATTTATTTTAGTAAATCATGTTGCTCCTTCAAATTATCCTATTAAACAATTAACAAAAGAAGCTAAGAAAGGCCGTAAGTTATATATGGCTTCTGGTAAGTATTTAGTTGTTGAAAACAAAGATGATGGGATTTATGTTGGAGGAACAAAAATATTAAAATCTGTAAAAGTAAGTAATGGTTGGATACACGTTATAGGTGATGTGTTAGTTCCGGCAGAATAA
- a CDS encoding c-type cytochrome: MKFKVVVLAVVVIFVTSCGNEKKEEKSSAPVEVKKEVVKKEATTNPMDDKGIGPITSLTLADIDETMVAEGKELFKMKCSACHKISKRVVGPALAGITERRSPEWIMNMILNPEEMVAKNPIAKKLLAEYLAPMANQNLTEKEARVILEYFRTKKAK; encoded by the coding sequence ATGAAATTTAAAGTAGTTGTATTAGCAGTAGTTGTAATTTTTGTAACTAGCTGTGGTAACGAGAAAAAAGAAGAAAAATCTTCAGCACCAGTAGAGGTAAAAAAAGAAGTAGTTAAAAAGGAGGCTACTACCAACCCTATGGATGATAAAGGGATTGGCCCAATAACAAGTTTAACCCTTGCTGATATTGATGAAACAATGGTTGCAGAAGGGAAAGAGTTATTTAAAATGAAATGCTCTGCATGTCATAAAATAAGTAAGCGTGTTGTAGGGCCTGCATTGGCGGGGATTACAGAAAGACGTTCGCCTGAATGGATTATGAACATGATTTTAAACCCTGAAGAAATGGTGGCAAAAAATCCTATTGCTAAAAAATTACTAGCTGAATATCTAGCTCCTATGGCAAATCAAAATTTAACAGAAAAAGAGGCTAGAGTAATATTAGAATACTTTAGAACAAAAAAAGCAAAATAA
- the nosZ gene encoding Sec-dependent nitrous-oxide reductase: MKTIFKSLLAITVVSLVLSSCGNGSSSKKGALSSSVAEKVYVAPGEHDEFYAFVSGGFSGQLAVYGLPSGRLFKVIPVFSVDAEKAYGFNEETKPMLNTSHGFIPWDDSHHPDISQTNGELDGRYVFINGNNTPRIAKIDLTTFETTEIIEIPNSAGNHSSSFVTENTEYVVAGTRFSIPFPQRDMPIDEYKGNFKGALTFISVDPKDGAMDIKFQIMMPGFNYDLSHPGRGKSHGWFFFTTYNTEEANSLLEVNASQNDKDFIAAINWKKIEEYVNNGGGKKVPSRYAHNVYSDETHSATSTIKKEVLIVNPSDVPGAVYFLPTPKSPHGCDVDPTGEYIVGNGKLSADLTIHSFSKMIKAIEDKKFTGEAYGIPILDFDAVHAGTVKQSGLGPLHTEFDGKGNAYTTFFISSEVVKWKIGTWEVIDRKPTYYSVGHLMIPGGNSRKPYGKYVLAMNKITKDRYLPTGPEVTQSAQLYDITGDKMELLLDFPTIGEPHYAAGIPADIVAKNSKKIYKLEESKHEFVTKSEADSKVVRDGNEVHIYMTMIRSHFAPDNIEGIQVGDKVYFHVTNLEQDYDVPHGISMIGAQTSELLIMPGQTETFVWYPKQVGVWPFYCTDFCSALHQEMQGYVRVSPKGSKVPIKFTLDGDAVDAE, translated from the coding sequence ATGAAAACAATTTTTAAATCTTTATTAGCAATTACTGTAGTATCACTAGTGCTGAGTAGTTGTGGTAATGGAAGCTCTAGTAAAAAAGGAGCTTTGTCGAGTAGCGTAGCTGAAAAGGTATATGTTGCTCCAGGTGAACACGATGAATTCTATGCATTTGTATCAGGAGGATTTAGTGGCCAATTGGCAGTATATGGACTTCCTTCAGGTCGTTTATTTAAAGTAATTCCAGTTTTTTCAGTAGATGCTGAAAAGGCTTATGGTTTTAACGAAGAAACAAAACCAATGTTAAATACGTCTCATGGGTTTATTCCTTGGGATGATTCTCACCATCCTGATATTTCACAAACAAATGGTGAACTAGATGGTAGGTATGTGTTTATTAATGGTAACAATACACCACGTATTGCAAAAATTGATTTAACAACTTTTGAAACTACTGAAATTATTGAAATTCCAAATTCAGCAGGTAATCACAGTTCATCTTTTGTAACTGAAAATACTGAATATGTTGTTGCAGGAACTCGTTTTTCTATACCATTTCCTCAAAGAGATATGCCTATTGATGAATATAAAGGTAATTTTAAAGGAGCATTAACTTTTATATCTGTAGACCCTAAAGATGGAGCAATGGATATTAAGTTTCAAATTATGATGCCTGGATTTAACTATGATTTATCACATCCAGGGCGTGGAAAATCTCACGGTTGGTTTTTCTTTACAACGTACAACACAGAAGAAGCAAATTCATTATTGGAAGTGAACGCTTCACAAAATGATAAAGATTTTATTGCAGCAATTAACTGGAAAAAAATTGAAGAATATGTAAATAATGGAGGAGGAAAAAAAGTTCCTTCAAGATATGCACATAATGTTTACAGTGATGAAACTCACTCAGCAACATCAACAATTAAAAAAGAAGTATTAATTGTAAACCCAAGTGATGTTCCTGGAGCAGTATATTTCTTACCAACACCAAAATCTCCGCACGGTTGTGATGTTGATCCAACAGGTGAATACATTGTTGGTAACGGTAAATTATCGGCAGACCTTACTATTCATTCATTTTCAAAAATGATTAAAGCTATTGAAGATAAGAAATTTACAGGAGAAGCTTATGGAATACCAATTTTAGATTTTGATGCAGTTCATGCAGGAACTGTGAAACAATCTGGATTAGGCCCTTTACATACAGAATTTGACGGAAAAGGAAATGCGTATACTACATTCTTTATTTCTTCTGAGGTTGTAAAATGGAAAATAGGAACTTGGGAAGTTATTGATAGAAAACCAACATATTATTCTGTGGGTCACTTAATGATTCCTGGAGGGAACTCAAGAAAACCTTATGGTAAATATGTATTGGCGATGAATAAAATTACAAAAGACCGTTATTTACCTACAGGTCCTGAGGTAACTCAATCTGCTCAATTATATGATATTACAGGAGACAAAATGGAATTACTATTAGATTTTCCTACAATTGGAGAACCTCACTATGCAGCTGGAATACCTGCTGATATTGTAGCTAAAAATTCTAAAAAAATATATAAATTAGAAGAAAGTAAACATGAATTTGTTACCAAATCTGAAGCAGATTCTAAAGTGGTAAGAGATGGAAATGAAGTACATATTTATATGACAATGATACGCTCTCATTTTGCTCCTGATAATATTGAAGGAATTCAAGTTGGAGATAAAGTATATTTTCACGTAACTAATTTAGAGCAGGATTATGACGTGCCGCATGGTATTTCAATGATTGGAGCTCAAACATCAGAGTTGTTAATTATGCCAGGGCAAACAGAAACATTTGTATGGTATCCAAAACAAGTAGGTGTATGGCCGTTTTATTGTACAGATTTCTGCTCTGCATTACACCAAGAAATGCAAGGGTATGTTAGAGTTTCTCCTAAAGGATCGAAAGTTCCTATTAAGTTTACTCTAGATGGCGACGCTGTTGATGCTGAATAG
- a CDS encoding nitrous oxide reductase accessory protein NosL has translation MKINYLKPIIGIFVLLFVISCKVEPQPIEYGKDQCSFCKMNIVDKTHAAQYVTNKGKQFKFDSIECMINDLSNKNEGDMAMLLVANYGKPGEMIAAKTATYLISKKIKSPMGANLSAFSSKSKAEEFKQQYGGENYTWITLKQKLSDK, from the coding sequence ATGAAAATAAATTATTTAAAACCAATAATAGGTATCTTTGTTTTGTTATTTGTAATTTCTTGTAAAGTTGAACCGCAACCAATTGAATACGGGAAAGATCAATGTAGTTTTTGTAAAATGAATATTGTTGATAAAACACATGCTGCCCAATACGTTACAAATAAAGGAAAGCAGTTTAAGTTTGATTCAATTGAATGTATGATTAATGATTTAAGTAATAAAAATGAAGGAGATATGGCAATGCTGTTGGTTGCTAATTATGGAAAACCTGGAGAAATGATTGCTGCTAAAACAGCAACATATTTAATTAGTAAAAAAATTAAAAGTCCTATGGGAGCAAATTTATCTGCCTTTTCTTCAAAAAGTAAGGCTGAAGAATTTAAGCAACAATATGGAGGAGAAAATTACACTTGGATAACGTTAAAACAAAAGCTTTCAGATAAATAA